The Salegentibacter sp. Hel_I_6 region GCAAAATTAGTTTTATGGTTGATACCTTTAAGAAAAGGAGAAAACTTATCATAGATCTTTTAAATAATATTGAAGGTTTTGTAACCACAGAACCAGAAGGTGCTTTTTATGTTTTCCCGAATGTTTCTCAATTCTTCGGAAAAACAATTAAAGGTCATAAAATTGAAAACGCTACAGATTTCTCTATGTTTTTATTAGAAGAAGCTCTTGTAGCCACCGTAACCGGTGACGCTTTTGGAAATCCAGAATGTATAAGAATTTCCTATGCGGCCAGCGAATCTCAAATCGAGGAAGCAATGAAACGAATTAAATCTGTGCTTTCTGATGCGTAGAATTTCGGTTTAATAGGTCCATTTAAACTATATATATATAACATCATACTCGTCATTGCGAGGAACGAAGCAATCTTCAGTAATTAACTAAAGATTGCTTCACTCCGTTCGCAATGACGTTTTTTATCAAAATCACAGCTTATTTCTTTGTTTCAGAGCCTACTCCGAAATTTATCCAGAGATCTAAAATGTTGGAGAATTAAAAACATTTTAGAAACCCGAAAGGAAATTCGGGATAAAGTCTGAAATGAGTTCAGCTTGCCAGAAAGATATCTTTTCAGACAACTTTTCTATTTTCTAGAATTGAATATTAGAATTATCTATTCCTCCAGAAGAACGGAGTAAATAGGATAAGCACCGTAAATAGCTCCAACCTTCCTATTAGCATTAAAAAAGCACACCACCATTTACCAAGTGGCGGAAGAATATCAAAGTTATTTACAGGGCCAAGAGCTCCAAAAGCAGGCCCCACATTACCCAGCGAAGAAGCAGCGCCCCCAATAGCAGTTTCGAAATCAAGTCCAAGACCCCCTAAAACTACGGCGCCGATAATAAAGGAAAGCATATAAAGAATAAAAAAGCCAAGAATATTAAATGTCACTCCTTTTCCAATAGATTTTCGATTAAAACGTACCGGAAGGATTGCATTAGGATGAAGCGCACGTTTAAACTCTATTACGCCATTTCTAATCATAATAATATGGCGCATCACTTTTACCCCTCCTGAAGTGGATCCTGCAGAGCCTCCTAAAAAGAACATTCCGAAAAAGAAAATGGTTAAAAAAGGGGTCCACATGGTATAATCGGCAGTAACAAAACCTGTAGTGGTTATTATAGCTAAAACCTGAAAAAGACCGTGCCTAAATGCACTCTCAGCCTCACCCCAAACCATGGGATGGTCTATTTGCGACAGCGCAACATCAGCTTCAAAATAAATAAGCAAAGAGGCAACCACAGTAAACGAGCCTATAAAGTAGAAATACCACTTAAATTCATCGTCATGTAAGACTTTTTGAACTTTTCCTTTGAAACTATAATAGCTTAATACAAAGTTAGTTCCCGCCAAAAACATAAAAAGTATAATGATATATTGTATTACCGGCCTGTCGTTCCAATAGGCAACACTTATATTTTTAGTAGAAAAACCTCCGGTAGAAAGCGTACTAAGTGAGTGGTTTATTGCGTCAAAAAAGCTCATTCCTGCTACTTTAAGCAAGATAGTTTCTGCTACTGTATAACTTACATAAATCAACCATAAACGCTTGGCAGTATCTGTAATTCTTGGTTTTAATTTATCGGCACTTGGGCCGGGAGCCTCTGCAGCAAATAACTGCATCCCTCCTATTCCTAATAATGGTAAAATGGCAATTGCCAACACTATAATTCCCATCCCCCCAATCCAATGTGTTAAACTACGCCAGAATAAGATGCCTTTAGGAATGGATTCAATATCATTTAAGATTGAAGCACCAGTAGTGGTATAACCAGACATTGTTTCAAAAAAAGCATCGGTAAATGCAGGAATGGATCCGCTTAAAACGTACGGCAGCGTTCCACTCAAAGCCATGAAAATCCAGCCAAAAGTAACTATAATGTACCCTTCCCGCTTTTTAACTTCTTTACGGTGTCCTCTTGTAGTAAACATAAAAAGCACACCTAAAAACAGGGTGATAAAAGCTGCAGTTAGAATCTCCAGGGTAACCCCGTCTTCATAAAACCAACTAAATAAAACTGCTAAAAGCATAAAACCGCCGTTGCATAAAAGCAACAGCCCCATAACGTGCAGAATAATCTGATTGTTAAGTCTTGGCATTAGAGAAAGAGTTTTTCAACCTTTTTTATAGACCTTGGTAAGCAGCAAACCACAATACGATCGCCGCGGGTAATTCTAAAATCACCTAAAGCAATTATACCTTCTCCATCTCTAATAATCCCACCAATAATAGCCGATCTAGGAAAATCAAGATCTTTGATTCTTTTATTGCATACCTGTGAATTTGGTTTTACAATAAATTCCAGTAATTCAGCATTCATATTATTGATCTTGGTCATTGCCACTACTTCACCTTTTCTAACATATCTAAATATGTTATTGGCTGCCAGTAGTTTTTTATTGATCAAAGTATCAATTCCAATAGAATGGCTTAACTGGTAGTAATCCATATTCTCAACTAAAGAGATAGTTTTCTTGACACTCTTTGATTTTGCAACCAGGCAGGACATGATATTGGTTTCCGAATTTCCGGTAACTGCAATAAATGCATCCATATCATGAACATTCTCTTCTTCCAGTAATTCTACATTTCTACCATCACCATGGATAATAAGTGCATTTGGCAGTTCATCGGCCAGGTCATAGGCTTTCTCTTTATTTGTCTCTACCAACTTTACATTAAAGTTATTTCTGCATAAGTCTATAGCGGTTTTTTTACCAATTTTACTTCCGCCCAAAATCATTATATTCTTAATGGCATGTTTGGTTTTCCCCGTAAGCTTGTAAAGGTTTTCCACCCCTCTTTTTAGGGTGATAAAATTTACCTGGTCTCCTTCTTTAAATTGGGTATCTCCACGCGGAATAAGCGTGTACTGCGTTCCATAACGCTGAATTGCAATAGGTACAAAATTTAGATCTGGGAAAATATTTGCAGCTTCCTTCACTGTTTTGCCCACAAATAGGGCATTACGAGAAAGGCTTAGCCCGATCATGGTTAAAGCTCCATTTTCAAATTCATAGCTATCATTAAAAGCAGATTGATTTAAAAGCAGCGCAATCTCTCTTGCTGCTAGAGCTTCTGGAGAAATCAATTCATCAATCCCAAAACTCGTAAAACCAATTTCCTCCTTATTTTCAAGAAATTCAGTATTAGAAATTCGAGCTATTGTTCTCTTGGCACCTAATTGTTTCGCCAAAACACAAACTGTAATATTGGTGGCTTCACTAGAAGTTACGCTTATAAGCATATCTACATGCTTTACCTGCGCATCTTTTAAAATGCTAATTGAGGTTGCATCTCCCTTTATCGTCCTGATATCTAAATGAGTATCGGCGTAGGTAAGATTGTCCCGGCTGGTATCAATTAGAGTGATATCCTGGGACTCAAAAGAAAGCAATTTTGCCAAATGAAAGCCTACTTCACCTGCTCCGGCAATAATTATCTTCATATAACAGCTTGAAATTGAAAAGAAGAACAAAGGTACGGTATTTTCAACAAACCTAAAACCGAAGTCGCACTTAACAAATTCTAAAAGTTCAACCTCAATTATTTCATATCGTGTATCTTTGGCACAAAATTGTTATTATGAGTAAAAAGGTTACTCCATATCAGGATTCCGGATTAAATAAGAAAAAGCAGGTTGAACAGATGTTTGATAAAATATCTGGCAATTACGATGGTCTAAATCGGGTTATTTCTATGGGAACCGATGTAAAATGGCGAAAAAAAGTGATTGCGCTGGTTAAAGCGCAAAAACCAAAAGCGGTTTTAGACATTGCTACCGGCACAGGCGATCTTGCCATACAAATGGCCGATATTAATGCTGAAAGAATTGTTGGTCTCGATCTTTCTGAAGGTATGCTTAAAGTTGGGCGTAAAAAAATTGCAGCAAAACAATTAACCGATAAAATTGAAATGGTGCAGGGAGACTCTGAAGCGCTGCCTTTTGAAGATAATTCTTTTGACGCTATAACCGTGGCATTTGGGGTTCGTAATTTTGAAAATTTAAAAAAAGGACTATCTGAAATTCAAAGAGTTCTAAAACCCGGCGGAATTTTTGTAGTTTTGGAAACTTCTGTCCCTACCAGATTTCCGTTCAAACAAGGTTATAAATTATACTCAGGCGCAGTATTACCGCTAATAGGGCGTGTATTTTCTAAAGACCGGGAAGCTTATTCTTACTTAAGTAAAAGTGCAGCTGCATTTCCTTATGGAGAAGCTTTCAACAATATTTTAAAGAAAACGGGGTTTATAAATGTAGAAGACAAACCTCAAACATTTGGGGTTGCCACCATTTATACTGCTTCAAAATAAAACTATGAAGAAATTTTTTGTTATTGTCTTACTTTTTTGCGTTCAATTTGGTTACGCACAAATTTTTGGAGGAGATAAAATTATTAACAACGAGAACTTTGACAAACAACAGTGGTCCTGGGGATACTACCTTGGATTCAATACCTACGATTTCAAGTTTAAATATAATGATGAAGCAACACCTAATGGTAACGACCTCATTATAGAAAAAACTTTGGGCTTTAATGTTGGTCTGGTTGGTAATTTAAGATTAAACAACAATCTTGATCTTCGATTAGAGCCGGGAGTTACTTTTAATACTCGTAATTTTAGGCCACCGTATACTCAAGAAGTTTACGAGATTAATTCTACTTATGTACATATACCACTTTTGCTAAAATTCTCGGCAGATAGAAACAATAATTTCAAACCCTTTGTGGTTGGCGGTTTATCTACTTCTATCAACTTATCAAGTAATGAGAATAACCCCGATGAGCAATTTAGGTTTAAAACCAATAATTACCATTATGAAGTAGGTATAGGAGTAGATTTATACCTTTATTATTTTAAATTCTCTCCTTCCCTTAGAGGTGTCTTCACTATAAATAATGAGCTGTTTGAATCTACTAACGAAACTGCGTCAAGCATAGATGCTATGAGATCAAATGCGGTATTCATTAATTTCACCTTTCAATAAAATCTTTATTATTGTTAATGGAATAAATAGTAAATTCGACACCAACTGGAGTGGTCTCGATCGAAAATATAGCGCAATTACCCGGCAAAATCATTTCTCTTAAACTCACTGAAAAGAATTGCCGTTGCTGTTGCGACATTGAGGCTTTCAGTTTCCTGCACTTCACCAAAACGTGGAATACTTACTCTTTTCCCTATCATCCCTTCTATTTCTGCTGAAATCCCATTCGCTTCATTACCCATTACAAGAATGGCTTTCTCTTCAGTTTTACTTTTATAAATATTTTCTCCTTCCATAAAAGCACCATAAACCGGTAGTTCAGAATTTTCAAGAAAGGTTTTTAAATCGCAGTAAGAAATATTTACCCTCGCCAAAGATCCCATCGTGGCTTGAACCACCTTAGGATTGTAGCAATCTACCGAGTCCCTTGAACAAACAAGGTTTTTTATGCCGAACCAATCACAAAGGCGAATAATTGTACCTAAATTTCCTGGATCCCTAATCCCATCCAATGCTAGAATCAAATTTTCATCTTGTACATTAACTTCTTCCGGTATTTCAAATAATGCAAGTGCAGCTTGAGGTGTTTTCAAAAAGCTTATTTTCTTAAGTTCGCGCTCATCAATATTTTGAATTTTATCTGCCTCAATTCCAAAATCTTCTTTTAAAGTAAAAAGCCGATTCAGCTTAAATTTAGAATAAATAAGCTCGTTAATCGTTTTAAAACCTTCGGCTACAAAAAGTCCGTTTTTATATCGGTATTTTTTTTGTGCAAGACTGGTTATTAACTTAATTTGGCTTTTACTAACCATACAAAAAATGTAATTTTGATCTCTTAAAAATGTGTATTTGAATCGGCATTTCGCAAAAATATCATTATTTTTTTTAAGCCTGCTTTTTTTAATTTCCTGTAATGCCGTTAAACGCGTAGAGGGTAATGATAAACTGCTCACTAACAATGAAATTTTCGTAAATAACGAAAAGATCAATGAGGCCAGAATTTATAACCAACTCTACCAGGAACCAAATACCAGTTTCCTGGGGCTTCCCTTAAGACTTCATTTTTATAATCTTGCCCGTCCCGATATTGATTCTATTTTAACTGAAAAATATATGGAGAATGAAAGCAAGAAAAATACTTTAGTAGATATTCTTTCCTATAAACAGTTTGAAAAATATTTAAATTCCCGAAAATCTTTTAATACCTGGATTAAAAAAACTGGAGAAGAACCGGTAATTGTGAACGAAGAAGACACTAAAAAATCGGTTAATCGCCTCAACTCCTGGTATTGGAATAACGGCTGGTTTAATGTTGAAACCGATTACGAGATTATTACTTCAGAAAAAAAGCAAAAACGTGCCCGGGTGGAATATGAAGTTACTACCGGCCCTCCCTATCATTTGGATTCAATAACCACTGATATTGCTTCAAAGGTCATAGATTCCTTATATGAGTTAAATAAAGCTGAATCGATTATAAAGGAAGGAACACAATACAGAACATTAGACATTAATGAAGAAAGGGACCGGTTGACTTCACTTTTCAGAAATAATGGGGTTTATAATTTTGACCAGGAATATATAAGTTTTGATGCCGATACGATTAACACAGATAATAAGGTAAATACCACGCTAATTATCAAGAATAGATTCGCTTCAGAAGACGATACAACTTCCAGAGTGCCTTTTAAAATTCACGAAATTAGCAAGGTGAATATTTTTACCGATTATAAATATGCAAACCGAAATCAGCCAATAACCGATAGTATTACAACCGAAGATGGTTATACGCTTTATAGTTTTGAAGAATTACAGTATAAACCAGAGGCAATTACAGATGCCATTTTTATTAGACCCGGAAATACTTATAGCGATATTTCACGATCCCGCACATACAATAGACTAAACTCGTTACGAGTTTTTAAGTATCCAAACGTTCAATTTACCCCAGACCCCGCAGATTCTTTACGCACCGATTTAATTGCGAATATTTTTCTTACGCCTCAACCAAAATATTCACTTGGTTTCGATTTTGATATTTCGCAAAGCAACATTCAGAAATTCGGAATTGGTGGCGGCGGCTCCCTTTTAATAAGAAATGTTTTTGGTGGTGCTGAAAATTTTGAAATTTCCGGGCGGGGCAGTATAGGTTCTTCTACCGATGCAGCGATAAGTGGCGAT contains the following coding sequences:
- a CDS encoding TrkH family potassium uptake protein, whose product is MPRLNNQIILHVMGLLLLCNGGFMLLAVLFSWFYEDGVTLEILTAAFITLFLGVLFMFTTRGHRKEVKKREGYIIVTFGWIFMALSGTLPYVLSGSIPAFTDAFFETMSGYTTTGASILNDIESIPKGILFWRSLTHWIGGMGIIVLAIAILPLLGIGGMQLFAAEAPGPSADKLKPRITDTAKRLWLIYVSYTVAETILLKVAGMSFFDAINHSLSTLSTGGFSTKNISVAYWNDRPVIQYIIILFMFLAGTNFVLSYYSFKGKVQKVLHDDEFKWYFYFIGSFTVVASLLIYFEADVALSQIDHPMVWGEAESAFRHGLFQVLAIITTTGFVTADYTMWTPFLTIFFFGMFFLGGSAGSTSGGVKVMRHIIMIRNGVIEFKRALHPNAILPVRFNRKSIGKGVTFNILGFFILYMLSFIIGAVVLGGLGLDFETAIGGAASSLGNVGPAFGALGPVNNFDILPPLGKWWCAFLMLIGRLELFTVLILFTPFFWRNR
- the trkA gene encoding Trk system potassium transporter TrkA gives rise to the protein MKIIIAGAGEVGFHLAKLLSFESQDITLIDTSRDNLTYADTHLDIRTIKGDATSISILKDAQVKHVDMLISVTSSEATNITVCVLAKQLGAKRTIARISNTEFLENKEEIGFTSFGIDELISPEALAAREIALLLNQSAFNDSYEFENGALTMIGLSLSRNALFVGKTVKEAANIFPDLNFVPIAIQRYGTQYTLIPRGDTQFKEGDQVNFITLKRGVENLYKLTGKTKHAIKNIMILGGSKIGKKTAIDLCRNNFNVKLVETNKEKAYDLADELPNALIIHGDGRNVELLEEENVHDMDAFIAVTGNSETNIMSCLVAKSKSVKKTISLVENMDYYQLSHSIGIDTLINKKLLAANNIFRYVRKGEVVAMTKINNMNAELLEFIVKPNSQVCNKRIKDLDFPRSAIIGGIIRDGEGIIALGDFRITRGDRIVVCCLPRSIKKVEKLFL
- the ubiE gene encoding bifunctional demethylmenaquinone methyltransferase/2-methoxy-6-polyprenyl-1,4-benzoquinol methylase UbiE; the encoded protein is MSKKVTPYQDSGLNKKKQVEQMFDKISGNYDGLNRVISMGTDVKWRKKVIALVKAQKPKAVLDIATGTGDLAIQMADINAERIVGLDLSEGMLKVGRKKIAAKQLTDKIEMVQGDSEALPFEDNSFDAITVAFGVRNFENLKKGLSEIQRVLKPGGIFVVLETSVPTRFPFKQGYKLYSGAVLPLIGRVFSKDREAYSYLSKSAAAFPYGEAFNNILKKTGFINVEDKPQTFGVATIYTASK
- a CDS encoding porin family protein, with the protein product MKKFFVIVLLFCVQFGYAQIFGGDKIINNENFDKQQWSWGYYLGFNTYDFKFKYNDEATPNGNDLIIEKTLGFNVGLVGNLRLNNNLDLRLEPGVTFNTRNFRPPYTQEVYEINSTYVHIPLLLKFSADRNNNFKPFVVGGLSTSINLSSNENNPDEQFRFKTNNYHYEVGIGVDLYLYYFKFSPSLRGVFTINNELFESTNETASSIDAMRSNAVFINFTFQ
- a CDS encoding RNA methyltransferase yields the protein MVSKSQIKLITSLAQKKYRYKNGLFVAEGFKTINELIYSKFKLNRLFTLKEDFGIEADKIQNIDERELKKISFLKTPQAALALFEIPEEVNVQDENLILALDGIRDPGNLGTIIRLCDWFGIKNLVCSRDSVDCYNPKVVQATMGSLARVNISYCDLKTFLENSELPVYGAFMEGENIYKSKTEEKAILVMGNEANGISAEIEGMIGKRVSIPRFGEVQETESLNVATATAILFSEFKRNDFAG
- a CDS encoding BamA/TamA family outer membrane protein; translated protein: MNRHFAKISLFFLSLLFLISCNAVKRVEGNDKLLTNNEIFVNNEKINEARIYNQLYQEPNTSFLGLPLRLHFYNLARPDIDSILTEKYMENESKKNTLVDILSYKQFEKYLNSRKSFNTWIKKTGEEPVIVNEEDTKKSVNRLNSWYWNNGWFNVETDYEIITSEKKQKRARVEYEVTTGPPYHLDSITTDIASKVIDSLYELNKAESIIKEGTQYRTLDINEERDRLTSLFRNNGVYNFDQEYISFDADTINTDNKVNTTLIIKNRFASEDDTTSRVPFKIHEISKVNIFTDYKYANRNQPITDSITTEDGYTLYSFEELQYKPEAITDAIFIRPGNTYSDISRSRTYNRLNSLRVFKYPNVQFTPDPADSLRTDLIANIFLTPQPKYSLGFDFDISQSNIQKFGIGGGGSLLIRNVFGGAENFEISGRGSIGSSTDAAISGDDDRFFDISEIGADLKLTFPRIFLPFDTESFIPKYMQPFTALSLGVSTQNNIGLDKRNLTGIMNYRWNPSRQLSNRLDLLNIQYVRNLNTDNYFNVYRNSYNDLNEIVQSGSIVTDPAYLNEEGLLSIPTGAESFIRDISNNTGGTTGLDEEQIQLVNNIGERKNRLTENNLIFASNYTYLWNTKKNLYDQEFTRFRFKIETAGNVLAAVSNIAGFEKNENGNYDLLGVNFSQYIKTELDFIKHWDMGQSNILAFRAFGGVAIPYGNANSIPFVRSFFGGGPNDNRAWRAYDLGPGSSGGRNEFNEANMKLAFNLEYRYNLFGALNSAVFVDVGNIWNVLDIVEDEDATFESLSDLKNIAVGSGFGLRYDFNFFVLRFDIGFKTYDPAQPDDKRWFRNYNFNNAVYNVGINYPF